GATCGGCTTCCAGCTCGCGAGCCCCGCCCCGGGCATGAACCAGCTCGCGGCGCCGACCCACCGCTTCCGCCTCGACGCCATCACACCGCGCCAACCTGTTCGTTTCATGCGGAAGTGTCACCGCAACCAAGGAGAACCTGTGCAGATTTACACGGAAAATCAACGCCGTCTGGCGAAAACCATTGAAAAGCAGGCCACCCGCTCGGCCTGGACGGACTGGACCTGGCACGTCCGCAACAGCATTCGGAGCATCGACGAGGTCGAACGCCTGCTCGGTATCCGCTTTCCCGACCAGGAACGCGCCGACCTCAAACGCACGGTGGACACCTTTCCCCTGGCCATCACGCCGTATTATTTGTCCCTCGTCGACGCGGCCGACTACCGCAACGACCCAATTTTCCTTCAGGCCTTTCCCTCGGTCCACGAACTGCGCATCGAACGCCACGACATGGCCGATCCGCTGCACGAGGACGAAGACTCTCCCGTGCCCGGCCTGACCCATCGCTACCCGGACCGGGTACTGCTTCATGTCAGCAACACCTGCGCCATGTACTGCCGCCACTGCACGCGCAAACGCAAGGTCGGCGACCGTGACTCCATCCCCAGTCGGGACGAGTTGCGCCAGGGCATCGCGTATATCCGTGACACCCCGCAAATTCGGGATGTCCTGCTCTCCGGCGGCGACCCCTTTCTCCTGTCCGACGACATGCTCGACTGGTTGCTGACCGAAATCACGGCCATCGACCACGTGGAAGTGGTGCGCATCGGCACGCGCACGCCCGTGGTTCTGCCTTACCGGATCACGGACGAGCTCGTGGCCATGCTCAAAAAGCATCACCCCCTCTGGATCAACACCCATTTCAACCATCCGGCCGAGGTCACGGCATCTTCCAGGCAGGCCCTGGCCAAGCTGGCCGACGCCGGCATCCCCCTGGGCAACCAGAGCGTGCTTCTGGCCGGCGTGAACGACTGCCCGCGCCTGATCAAGGTGCTGAACCACAAACTGGTCCGCAACCGGGTCCGGCCCTATTACCTGTACCAGTGCGACCTGTCCGAGGGGCTGAGCCATTTCCGCACGCCCATCGGCAAGGGCATCGAAATCATGGAAAGCCTGCGCGGCCATACCAGCGGTTTCGCCGTGCCGACCTTTGTGGTCGACGCGCCGGGCGGCGGCGGAAAAATCCCGCTCATGCCCAACTACATCCTGTCCTGGACCACGAACAAGGTCGTGTTGCGCAATTACGAGGGCGTCATCACCACCTACCACGAACCCGAGCACTACGAATCGACCTACTGCGACCGTGAGTGCGCCACCTGCTCCCTGCAACTGCGCGAGGCCGACGCCGAGGAACGGGCCGTGGGCATCGAGCGACTGCTGGTCGATTGGGACGAGACCCTGAGTTTGACACCGGAGGACAACGAACGCATGGAGAGGCGCACCGATGCGGCCTGATACCCTGATCTCCATGCCCGGCGCGACACTTCAGCACGGTCCTGCCAGTGACCGCGTCTATCTCATGAAACTGAGCAGCGTCGACGCGACGCGCATCATCCGCTTCATGGACCGCCTGGCCACGGCCAATGGCTATTCCAAGCTCTTCGCCAAGGTTCCAGGGGCGGCCGAATCCCGGTTCACGGCCAAGGGCTTCCGTGTCGAAGCGCGGGTTCCGGCCATGTATGGCGGCCGGGAGGATGGGTGTTTCATGGCCAAATATCCCGATCAAAAACGGTCCCGCATCGCGGACCCGCAGCGGGTGCGCAACGTTCTGGACACCGCCCTGCGCCAGGAGCCGCGATCATCGTCCCCGACCCCGCCGCCCGGCTGGACCTGCCGACGCATGGCCGAAGCCGATGTTGACGACATGGCCACGCTCTACCGTCTTGTCTTTGAAACCTACCCCTTTCCCATTCACGATCCGGACTACCTGCGCTCGACAATGCGCGCGTCCGTGCGCTACTTCGGGATGCTCGACGACCAGGGGCGCGTGGTGGCCCTGGCGTCGGCGGAAATGGACACCGACGGCAAGAACGCGGAAATGACGGATTTCGCCACCCAGGAAGACTGCCGGGGCAAGGGACTGGCCAGCGCGCTTTTGGCGCGCATGGAACGCGACATGGCCCAGGCCGGCATCCGCACCGCCTTCACCATCGCCCGGGCCCACGCCACGGGCATGAATGTCGTTTTCTCCCGGCAGGGCTACACCTTCGCCGGCACCCTGCCCAACAACACCCAGATCAAGGGCGATCTGGAGAGCATGAATGTTTGGTATAAATACCTCGACACAGACGACAAAACACAAACGGTTTGATCTTACCTACTCCGTCCGGTGGAACCTGCTGCTGATCACCACCGGCGCGGTCCTGTATTCCTTCGCCATGAAGGCCGTGGCCCTGCCCCAGCAGTTCATACCGGGCGGCTTCTTCGGCGTGGGGTCGATCATCTATTACGCCACGGGCTGGCTCACGCCGGGCATTCTCTTCTTTCTCCTGAACCTGCCCGCCTTTGTCCTGGGCTGGACCAAGCTCAGTCCGCGCTTCGTCCTGTACAGCCTCTACGCCATGGTGGCCACGTCGGTCAGCTACGAGCTGATCGACGCCACCCTGGACATCCACGAGCAACTCCACGCGGCCGTGGCCTGCGGCGTGCTCAACGGTTTTGGCGGCGGGCTCATCCTGCGTTCCCTGGGCTCGGGCGGTGGCCTTGACATCATCGCGGTCTGGCTCTTCCAGAACTTCAACATCGGTGTCGGCAAGGTCTACTTCGCCTTCAACGCCGCCCTGTATCTGTTCTGTCTGGCCATCATGCCCATCGATCAGGTCATCGTGTCCCTGATCATGGTCTTCATTTCCTCGGTCGTGGTCGAGCACACCCTGTCCCTGTTCTCGCAGCGCAAGGTGGTCTTCATCGTTTCCGACCATTCCGACGCCATTGCCCAGACAATCCTGGAGTCCATGAAGCAAAGCGCCACGTTTTTGCGGGGCATGGGCGCCTTCAGCAAGCGCGAAAAAAACGTCCTTTTGACCGTGGTCAACAATATCCAGCTCAAACGGCTGGAAGAAATCACGTTCTCCCATGACCCCCAGGCCCTGTTCATCGTCGAGAACACGTTTACCGTGCTCGGTTCGAGCTTTTCCAAACGCAAGATCTACTGATCCGACGCATCGCCATTAAAAAGCGGCCGCCCACCATGGACGGCCGTTTTTTACGTGAACCCAGGTTCGTCTATTTCGACACGTCGGCCGGGTTCAGACCCAGCGCCCGGGCCATGCCCGCGCCCCAGGCCGGGTCGGCCTTGCGGCAGTT
This sequence is a window from Deltaproteobacteria bacterium. Protein-coding genes within it:
- the ablA gene encoding lysine 2,3-aminomutase, giving the protein MQIYTENQRRLAKTIEKQATRSAWTDWTWHVRNSIRSIDEVERLLGIRFPDQERADLKRTVDTFPLAITPYYLSLVDAADYRNDPIFLQAFPSVHELRIERHDMADPLHEDEDSPVPGLTHRYPDRVLLHVSNTCAMYCRHCTRKRKVGDRDSIPSRDELRQGIAYIRDTPQIRDVLLSGGDPFLLSDDMLDWLLTEITAIDHVEVVRIGTRTPVVLPYRITDELVAMLKKHHPLWINTHFNHPAEVTASSRQALAKLADAGIPLGNQSVLLAGVNDCPRLIKVLNHKLVRNRVRPYYLYQCDLSEGLSHFRTPIGKGIEIMESLRGHTSGFAVPTFVVDAPGGGGKIPLMPNYILSWTTNKVVLRNYEGVITTYHEPEHYESTYCDRECATCSLQLREADAEERAVGIERLLVDWDETLSLTPEDNERMERRTDAA
- a CDS encoding YitT family protein, with product MFGINTSTQTTKHKRFDLTYSVRWNLLLITTGAVLYSFAMKAVALPQQFIPGGFFGVGSIIYYATGWLTPGILFFLLNLPAFVLGWTKLSPRFVLYSLYAMVATSVSYELIDATLDIHEQLHAAVACGVLNGFGGGLILRSLGSGGGLDIIAVWLFQNFNIGVGKVYFAFNAALYLFCLAIMPIDQVIVSLIMVFISSVVVEHTLSLFSQRKVVFIVSDHSDAIAQTILESMKQSATFLRGMGAFSKREKNVLLTVVNNIQLKRLEEITFSHDPQALFIVENTFTVLGSSFSKRKIY
- the ablB gene encoding putative beta-lysine N-acetyltransferase encodes the protein MRPDTLISMPGATLQHGPASDRVYLMKLSSVDATRIIRFMDRLATANGYSKLFAKVPGAAESRFTAKGFRVEARVPAMYGGREDGCFMAKYPDQKRSRIADPQRVRNVLDTALRQEPRSSSPTPPPGWTCRRMAEADVDDMATLYRLVFETYPFPIHDPDYLRSTMRASVRYFGMLDDQGRVVALASAEMDTDGKNAEMTDFATQEDCRGKGLASALLARMERDMAQAGIRTAFTIARAHATGMNVVFSRQGYTFAGTLPNNTQIKGDLESMNVWYKYLDTDDKTQTV